The genomic stretch AATTTTTCTATCACTTCGGCACAAAAATCAACAAGCACAGGTGAGTAAATCAGGTCAGAAGCAATGGTTATCTCCTTCTCATTTCTCAATGACTCATGCACCCAAGAGACGAAATTATGTTTTTGCCAGGTTTTTTTCCAGCCAAAGTTTCCACAACAGCGAAGGACACAGCCATTTCCGTAATCCAGGACAAACTTTTCACCCTCCAATTTGGTCTGCCCATAAACGCTTATCGGGTTAACTGGTTCTTCTTCTCTATAGTTGCCCTTTTCTCCATCAAACACATAATCGGTTGAGATGTAAACAATGTAGGCATTCCATTTTCTTGCAAAATCAACTGCATTTTTTGTGCCGACAACATTAATCTGATAAGCCAGTTCTGGTTCTTTTTCGCATCTGTCAACATTTGTTAAAGCTGCAGTGTGAACAACAACATCCACTCTATTTATTCTCTCAAAATTTTCTTTTCTAGCAACATCTATTTCCACACAACTTCTATCGGGTATTTTTGATGAGTGACATGCTGGAATCACATTGTAAGTATTGGAAAGTTTAAGGTATGTGGCATAACCTAAAAGCCCTGCAGCACCTGTAATTAGGATTTGCATATCACACCCATATGCTTGAGTTCTCGCCCAATATTAACCTTTGTCCCTTT from Thermoplasmata archaeon encodes the following:
- a CDS encoding SDR family oxidoreductase yields the protein MQILITGAAGLLGYATYLKLSNTYNVIPACHSSKIPDRSCVEIDVARKENFERINRVDVVVHTAALTNVDRCEKEPELAYQINVVGTKNAVDFARKWNAYIVYISTDYVFDGEKGNYREEEPVNPISVYGQTKLEGEKFVLDYGNGCVLRCCGNFGWKKTWQKHNFVSWVHESLRNEKEITIASDLIYSPVLVDFCAEVIEKLIERQVRGIFHCGSRNAISRLEFVYEICDAFRLDKALVKDVHSSELNFTAKRPVNSSLNTEKLEKILRVPTTREMLVRMRETNAGT